In Burkholderia sp. NRF60-BP8, a single window of DNA contains:
- a CDS encoding EVE domain-containing protein: protein MQYWLMKSEPDEASIDDLADAPQRSLPWTGVRNYQARNFMRDTMKIGDGVLFYHSSCPEPGIAGLAEVSSTPYPDPTQFDPKSPYYDPKSTQEAPRWLLVDVRFVKKSPLVPLATLREHDELADMRVLARGNRLSITPVTRAEWRFITEKLMK, encoded by the coding sequence ATGCAATACTGGCTGATGAAGTCCGAACCGGACGAAGCAAGCATCGACGATCTCGCCGACGCACCGCAGCGCTCGCTGCCGTGGACGGGTGTGCGCAACTATCAGGCGCGCAATTTCATGCGCGACACGATGAAGATCGGCGACGGCGTGCTGTTCTATCACTCGAGCTGCCCCGAGCCGGGCATCGCCGGGCTCGCCGAAGTCTCGTCGACGCCCTACCCCGATCCCACGCAGTTCGATCCGAAAAGCCCCTATTACGACCCGAAATCGACGCAGGAAGCGCCACGCTGGCTGCTCGTCGACGTGCGCTTCGTGAAGAAGTCTCCGCTCGTGCCGCTCGCCACGCTGCGCGAGCACGACGAACTCGCCGACATGCGCGTGCTCGCGCGCGGCAACCGGCTGTCGATCACGCCCGTCACGCGTGCGGAATGGCGATTCATCACCGAAAAGCTGATGAAGTAG
- the lgt gene encoding prolipoprotein diacylglyceryl transferase produces MIIHPNFDPVAIHLGPLAVRWYGLMYLVGFIAAIVVGRIRLKLPHVAAQGWTAKDIDDMMFYGVLGTVLGGRLGYVLFYKAGFYFSHPLDVFKVWEGGMSFHGGFLGVTLAMMLFAWQRKRHWLQVTDFVAPMVPTGLAAGRLGNFINGELWGRVTDPTAPWAMLFPGAMRDDAAWLPKHPELVEKWHLADVFMQYQMLPRHPSQLYEIALEGIALFFVLFLFARKPRPMGAISALFLIGYGLARFTVEFAREPDDFLGLLALGLSMGQWLSLPMILAGIALMVWAYRRRAANANAAA; encoded by the coding sequence ATGATCATTCACCCGAATTTCGACCCCGTTGCGATCCATCTCGGGCCGCTGGCCGTGCGCTGGTACGGCCTCATGTATCTCGTCGGCTTCATCGCGGCGATCGTCGTCGGCCGGATCCGCCTGAAGCTGCCGCATGTCGCGGCGCAGGGCTGGACCGCGAAGGACATCGACGACATGATGTTCTACGGCGTGCTCGGCACCGTGCTCGGCGGCCGGCTCGGCTACGTGCTGTTCTACAAGGCCGGTTTCTACTTCTCGCATCCGCTCGACGTGTTCAAGGTGTGGGAAGGCGGCATGTCGTTTCACGGCGGCTTCCTCGGCGTGACGCTCGCGATGATGCTGTTCGCGTGGCAGCGCAAGCGGCACTGGCTCCAGGTCACCGATTTCGTCGCGCCGATGGTGCCGACGGGGCTGGCGGCCGGGCGTCTCGGCAACTTCATCAACGGCGAACTGTGGGGCCGCGTGACCGATCCGACGGCGCCTTGGGCGATGCTGTTCCCGGGCGCGATGCGCGACGACGCGGCCTGGTTGCCGAAACATCCGGAGCTCGTCGAGAAGTGGCATCTCGCCGACGTGTTCATGCAATACCAGATGCTGCCGCGCCATCCTTCGCAGCTCTATGAAATCGCGCTCGAGGGGATCGCGCTGTTCTTCGTGCTGTTCTTGTTCGCGCGCAAGCCGCGGCCGATGGGTGCGATATCCGCGCTGTTCCTGATCGGTTATGGCCTCGCGCGTTTCACGGTCGAGTTTGCGCGCGAGCCGGACGACTTCCTCGGGCTGCTCGCGCTCGGCCTGTCGATGGGGCAGTGGCTGTCGCTGCCGATGATTCTCGCGGGGATCGCGTTGATGGTCTGGGCGTATCGCCGCCGCGCGGCGAACGCGAATGCGGCTGCGTGA
- the cobC gene encoding alpha-ribazole phosphatase, with protein MDVVLIRHPAVGIEPGICYGRSDVPLAESADDGAQAVRAHLSALGAPSPERVGTSPLARCASIAERLARAFDVPLRRDADWQEMDFGAWEMQRWDDIDRAALDAWAADLMHACAHGGESVARFVARVARQADTMATLDGSQWVVTHAGVIRAFASHVLRVPLDTLLSRPVPTGGVVWLRTNDDAQAWEIVHWDAWAHVRPQ; from the coding sequence ATGGACGTCGTCCTGATTCGTCATCCGGCCGTCGGCATCGAGCCGGGCATCTGCTACGGACGCAGCGACGTGCCGCTCGCCGAATCGGCCGACGACGGCGCGCAGGCCGTGCGTGCGCATCTGTCGGCACTCGGCGCGCCGTCACCCGAACGGGTCGGGACGAGCCCGCTCGCACGTTGCGCGTCGATTGCCGAACGGCTCGCGCGGGCATTCGACGTGCCGCTGCGGCGCGATGCCGACTGGCAGGAAATGGATTTCGGCGCATGGGAAATGCAGCGCTGGGACGATATCGACCGCGCGGCCCTCGATGCGTGGGCGGCCGACCTGATGCATGCATGCGCGCACGGCGGAGAAAGCGTGGCGCGATTCGTCGCGCGGGTCGCGCGGCAGGCCGATACGATGGCGACGCTCGACGGCTCGCAATGGGTCGTCACGCATGCGGGCGTGATCCGCGCGTTCGCGTCGCATGTGTTGCGCGTGCCGCTCGACACGCTGCTGTCGCGGCCCGTGCCGACGGGCGGGGTCGTCTGGCTGCGCACGAACGACGACGCGCAAGCATGGGAAATCGTGCACTGGGACGCATGGGCGCACGTGCGTCCGCAATGA
- the ilvD gene encoding dihydroxy-acid dehydratase yields the protein MSYNRRSKHITQGVARSPNRSMYYALGYQKEDFDKPMIGIANGHSTITPCNSGLQRLSDAAVDAVKAAGANPQIFGTPTISDGMSMGTEGMKYSLVSREVIADCIETCVQGQWMDGVVVVGGCDKNMPGGMIALARLNVPGIYVYGGTIRPGNWKGRDLTIVSSFEAVGEFTAGRMSQEDFEGVEKNACPTSGSCGGMYTANTMSSSFEALGMSLLYSSTMANPDQEKVDSAAESARVLVEAVKRDLKPRDIITKESIENAVSVIMATGGSTNAVLHYLAIAHAAEVDWTIDDFERIRKRVPVICDLKPSGKYVATDLHRAGGIPQVLKILLDAGLLHGDCMTITGRTIADELKDVPSVPRADQDVIFPIERALYNEGHLAILKGNLAEDGAVAKITGLKNPVITGPARVFDDEQSAMDAILGDRIRAGDILVLRYLGPQGGPGMPEMLAPTSAIIGKGLGESVGFITDGRFSGGTWGMVVGHVAPEAFVGGTIALVQEGDSITIDAHRLLLQLNVDDAELARRRAAWRQPAPRYTRGVLAKFAALARPANQGAVTG from the coding sequence ATGTCGTACAACCGTCGCTCGAAGCACATCACGCAAGGCGTGGCCCGTTCGCCGAACCGCTCGATGTATTACGCCCTCGGCTACCAGAAGGAAGATTTCGACAAGCCGATGATCGGCATTGCCAACGGCCATTCGACGATCACGCCGTGCAATTCCGGCTTGCAGCGCCTGTCGGACGCGGCCGTCGACGCCGTCAAGGCCGCCGGCGCGAACCCGCAGATCTTCGGCACGCCGACGATTTCGGACGGCATGTCGATGGGCACCGAAGGGATGAAGTACTCGCTCGTGTCGCGCGAAGTGATCGCCGACTGCATCGAGACCTGCGTGCAGGGCCAGTGGATGGACGGCGTCGTGGTGGTCGGCGGCTGCGACAAGAACATGCCCGGCGGCATGATCGCGCTCGCGCGCCTGAACGTGCCGGGCATCTACGTCTACGGCGGCACGATCCGCCCGGGCAACTGGAAGGGCCGCGACCTGACGATCGTGTCGTCGTTCGAAGCCGTCGGCGAATTCACCGCGGGCCGGATGTCGCAGGAGGACTTCGAAGGCGTCGAGAAAAACGCGTGCCCGACGTCCGGTTCGTGCGGCGGCATGTACACCGCGAACACGATGAGTTCATCGTTCGAGGCGCTCGGCATGTCGCTGCTGTATTCGTCGACGATGGCGAACCCCGATCAGGAGAAGGTCGATTCGGCCGCCGAATCGGCGCGTGTGCTGGTCGAGGCCGTGAAGCGCGACCTGAAGCCGCGCGACATCATCACGAAGGAATCGATCGAGAACGCGGTGTCGGTGATCATGGCCACCGGCGGCTCGACCAATGCGGTGCTGCACTATCTCGCGATCGCGCACGCGGCCGAGGTCGACTGGACGATCGACGATTTCGAGCGCATCCGCAAGCGCGTGCCGGTGATCTGCGACCTGAAGCCGTCGGGGAAGTACGTCGCGACCGACCTGCACCGGGCCGGCGGGATTCCGCAGGTGCTGAAGATCCTGCTCGACGCGGGGCTGCTGCACGGCGACTGCATGACGATCACGGGCCGCACGATCGCCGACGAGTTGAAGGACGTGCCGAGCGTGCCGCGCGCGGACCAGGACGTGATCTTCCCGATCGAGCGCGCACTGTACAACGAGGGCCATCTCGCGATCCTGAAGGGCAATCTCGCGGAGGACGGCGCGGTCGCGAAGATCACCGGCCTGAAGAACCCGGTAATCACGGGCCCGGCGCGCGTATTCGACGACGAGCAGAGCGCGATGGATGCGATCCTCGGCGACCGGATCCGCGCGGGCGACATCCTCGTACTGCGCTACCTCGGCCCGCAGGGCGGCCCCGGCATGCCGGAAATGCTCGCACCGACGTCCGCGATCATCGGCAAGGGGCTCGGCGAATCGGTCGGCTTCATCACGGACGGCCGCTTCTCGGGCGGCACCTGGGGCATGGTGGTCGGCCACGTCGCGCCTGAGGCGTTCGTCGGCGGCACGATCGCGCTGGTGCAGGAAGGCGATTCGATCACGATCGACGCGCACCGGCTGCTGCTGCAACTGAACGTCGACGACGCGGAACTCGCGCGCCGCCGCGCTGCGTGGCGGCAGCCGGCGCCCCGCTATACGCGCGGCGTGCTCGCCAAATTCGCGGCGCTCGCCCGGCCGGCGAACCAGGGGGCGGTCACGGGTTGA
- a CDS encoding adenosylcobinamide-GDP ribazoletransferase, giving the protein MRAELRYFFVALGYFTRVPVPRSIGYAAGDLDQAARYFPLVGACVGAWGALVYLVALRALPVSIAVGLSMAATLLATGAFHEDGLADSCDAFGGGYTRDDVLRIMHDSRIGTFGAVALVIALGLKWQALTSMLPLRAAWTMIAAHAASRAMAVSLLMSLDYVRPEGKAKPVAQRMGARAACIAAAFGMPWLFWPDWRMGVAACVALVLVRASLARYFVKRIGGYTGDCLGFAQQLGELAIYLVVLGWTSS; this is encoded by the coding sequence ATGCGGGCCGAACTGCGCTACTTCTTCGTCGCGCTCGGCTATTTCACACGCGTGCCCGTGCCGCGCTCGATCGGCTACGCGGCTGGCGATCTCGATCAGGCCGCGCGTTATTTCCCGCTCGTCGGCGCGTGCGTGGGCGCATGGGGCGCGCTGGTCTATCTCGTCGCACTGCGCGCGCTGCCCGTGTCGATCGCGGTCGGGCTGTCGATGGCCGCGACGCTGCTCGCGACCGGCGCATTCCACGAAGACGGCCTGGCCGACAGTTGCGATGCGTTCGGCGGCGGTTACACGCGCGACGACGTGCTGCGCATCATGCACGATTCGCGGATCGGCACGTTCGGCGCGGTCGCGCTCGTGATCGCGCTGGGGCTGAAATGGCAGGCGCTGACGTCGATGCTGCCGTTGCGCGCCGCATGGACGATGATCGCCGCGCATGCGGCGAGCCGCGCGATGGCCGTGAGCCTGCTGATGTCGCTCGACTACGTGCGGCCCGAAGGCAAGGCGAAGCCGGTTGCGCAACGCATGGGCGCACGCGCGGCATGCATCGCGGCGGCGTTCGGGATGCCGTGGCTGTTCTGGCCGGACTGGCGCATGGGCGTCGCCGCATGCGTGGCGCTCGTATTGGTGCGCGCGTCGCTGGCCCGCTATTTCGTGAAGCGGATCGGCGGCTATACGGGCGACTGTCTCGGTTTCGCGCAGCAACTGGGCGAACTGGCGATCTATCTCGTGGTGCTCGGATGGACGTCGTCCTGA
- the cobT gene encoding nicotinate-nucleotide--dimethylbenzimidazole phosphoribosyltransferase has product MTTPTCFPPAIAPLDDALRTRLQHVIDHKTKPPGSLGQLEALALQIGLIQRTERPVVQRPVTIVFAGDHGIAAEGVSPYPQAVTAQMVANFLAGGAAINAFSGVAQSTLEIVDAGVASPLPPSERLVSLPVARGTRNFATEPAMTREEAMTALAAGAARVRLHASLGTNAIGFGEMGIANTSSAACLMSRLLDVPIDACVGRGTGLDDQGLAHKRAVLGRALVKHAHAIAPLDVLATFGGFEIAMMAGAYLAAASERMTILVDGFIASAALLVAERIAPGVRDYCVFSHTSHEAGHRRMLEHFGAKPLLALDLRLGEGTGAALALPLVRAAAAFLAEMASFESAGVDDRDA; this is encoded by the coding sequence ATGACGACTCCGACCTGTTTCCCGCCCGCGATCGCGCCGCTCGACGACGCGCTGCGCACGCGCCTGCAACATGTGATCGACCACAAGACCAAGCCGCCCGGCAGCCTCGGCCAGCTCGAGGCGCTCGCGCTGCAGATCGGCCTGATCCAGCGCACCGAGCGGCCGGTCGTGCAGCGTCCCGTGACGATCGTGTTCGCGGGCGATCACGGCATCGCGGCCGAAGGCGTCAGTCCTTATCCGCAAGCGGTGACCGCGCAGATGGTCGCGAACTTCCTGGCCGGCGGCGCGGCGATCAACGCGTTCTCGGGCGTCGCGCAGAGCACGCTCGAGATCGTCGATGCGGGCGTCGCGTCGCCGCTGCCGCCGTCGGAGCGGCTGGTGTCGCTGCCGGTCGCGCGCGGTACGCGCAACTTCGCGACGGAACCGGCGATGACGCGCGAAGAAGCGATGACGGCGCTGGCCGCCGGCGCGGCGCGCGTGCGTCTGCACGCCTCGCTCGGCACGAACGCGATCGGCTTCGGCGAGATGGGGATCGCGAACACGTCGTCGGCCGCGTGCCTGATGAGCCGCCTGCTCGACGTGCCGATCGACGCATGCGTCGGTCGCGGCACGGGGCTCGACGACCAGGGCCTCGCGCACAAGCGCGCGGTGCTCGGCCGCGCGCTCGTCAAGCACGCGCATGCGATCGCGCCGCTCGACGTGCTCGCGACGTTCGGCGGCTTCGAGATCGCGATGATGGCGGGCGCGTACCTCGCGGCCGCGAGCGAGCGGATGACGATCCTCGTCGACGGCTTCATCGCGAGCGCCGCGCTGCTCGTCGCCGAGCGCATCGCGCCCGGCGTGCGCGACTACTGCGTGTTCTCGCATACGTCGCACGAGGCCGGCCACCGGCGCATGCTCGAGCATTTCGGCGCGAAGCCGCTGCTCGCGCTCGACCTGCGGCTCGGCGAAGGCACGGGCGCCGCGCTCGCGCTGCCGCTCGTGCGCGCGGCGGCCGCGTTCCTCGCCGAGATGGCGAGCTTCGAGTCCGCCGGCGTCGACGATCGTGACGCCTGA
- a CDS encoding FecCD family ABC transporter permease, with translation MSAARAAAIWAALAAAVALLFVASLSIGSVPMSPWQALASLVPHGGDTLFADIVRTLRLPRALAGFACGALLALAGALLQVLLRNPLAEPYVLGVSGGAAGFALVAMIAGGAWWLVDASAFAGSLVSVALVLGLARRELWRGESRDASPRLLLTGVVIAAGWGALVTLLLSLAPDARLRGIIFWLTGDLNGATAPWFAWGALLLSACVALPAAPQLNVLLRGDATALALGVPVARLRVRIYLVASLAAAAAVTTAGTIGFVGLVVPHGLRLAFGNDQRMLLPAAMLAGGGGVMAADLLARTAIAPAQLPVGAMTALIGVPVFLWMLLRRPMR, from the coding sequence ATGAGCGCCGCGCGCGCCGCCGCGATCTGGGCCGCGCTGGCCGCCGCGGTCGCGCTGCTGTTCGTCGCGTCGCTGTCGATCGGCAGCGTGCCGATGTCGCCGTGGCAGGCGCTCGCGTCGCTCGTGCCGCACGGCGGCGATACCCTGTTCGCCGATATCGTCCGGACGCTGCGCCTGCCGCGCGCGCTCGCGGGTTTCGCGTGCGGCGCGCTGCTCGCGCTGGCCGGTGCGCTGTTGCAGGTGCTGCTGCGCAATCCGCTCGCGGAGCCGTACGTGCTCGGCGTGTCCGGCGGCGCGGCCGGCTTCGCGCTCGTCGCGATGATCGCGGGCGGCGCGTGGTGGCTCGTCGACGCGTCGGCGTTCGCCGGTTCGCTCGTCTCGGTCGCGCTCGTGCTCGGGCTCGCGAGGCGCGAGCTGTGGCGCGGCGAATCGCGCGACGCCTCGCCGCGGCTGCTGCTCACGGGCGTCGTGATCGCGGCGGGGTGGGGCGCGCTCGTCACGCTGTTGCTGTCGCTCGCGCCCGACGCGCGGCTGCGCGGCATCATCTTCTGGCTGACGGGCGACCTGAACGGCGCGACGGCGCCGTGGTTCGCGTGGGGCGCGCTGTTGCTGAGCGCATGCGTCGCGCTGCCGGCCGCGCCGCAACTGAACGTGCTGCTGCGCGGCGACGCGACCGCGCTCGCGCTCGGCGTGCCGGTCGCACGCCTGCGCGTGCGGATCTATCTCGTCGCGTCGCTGGCCGCCGCGGCCGCCGTGACGACGGCCGGTACGATCGGCTTCGTCGGGCTCGTCGTGCCGCATGGGTTGCGGCTCGCGTTCGGCAACGACCAGCGGATGCTGCTGCCGGCCGCGATGCTTGCGGGCGGCGGCGGCGTGATGGCGGCCGACCTGCTGGCGCGCACCGCGATCGCGCCCGCGCAATTGCCGGTGGGCGCGATGACCGCGTTGATCGGCGTGCCGGTGTTCCTGTGGATGTTGCTGAGGAGACCGATGCGATGA
- a CDS encoding ATPase, with amino-acid sequence MLNELETLSQNIGRLISLNKRYHSERLALEEQVAQLRAEADTVRAELAQLRDERNALAAERDTLSAKIDDAQVKLNAILEKLPRSKGAEQADNQLDLLDAQARTDGDDTASHGEHA; translated from the coding sequence ATGCTCAACGAACTCGAAACCCTATCTCAAAATATTGGCCGTCTGATTTCGCTGAACAAGCGCTATCACTCGGAACGGCTCGCGCTCGAGGAGCAGGTCGCGCAATTGCGCGCGGAAGCGGACACGGTCCGCGCGGAGCTCGCGCAGCTGCGCGACGAACGCAATGCGCTCGCGGCCGAGCGCGACACGTTGTCGGCGAAGATCGACGACGCCCAGGTGAAACTGAACGCGATTCTCGAAAAGCTGCCGCGCTCGAAGGGCGCGGAGCAAGCCGACAACCAGCTCGACCTGCTGGATGCGCAGGCGCGCACGGATGGCGATGACACGGCCAGCCACGGAGAACATGCATGA
- a CDS encoding cell division protein ZapA, with amino-acid sequence MSTKQIEVSILGQPYRLACSAETEAALLEAVARVDAEMSKIRSNSSVRGTDRIAVMAALSLASELLRLQTSVRHGEAFPAEEIRRTMHQMNEQLGAVLAQHETQ; translated from the coding sequence ATGAGCACCAAGCAGATCGAAGTCTCGATTCTCGGTCAGCCCTATCGGCTCGCCTGTTCGGCCGAGACCGAAGCGGCGCTGCTCGAAGCGGTCGCGCGCGTCGACGCCGAAATGTCGAAAATCCGCTCGAACAGCTCGGTGCGCGGCACCGATCGCATCGCGGTGATGGCGGCGCTGTCGCTCGCATCGGAATTGCTGCGGCTGCAAACGAGCGTGCGGCATGGTGAAGCGTTTCCGGCGGAGGAAATCCGTCGTACAATGCACCAGATGAACGAACAGCTCGGCGCGGTGCTCGCACAGCACGAGACGCAGTAA
- a CDS encoding ABC transporter ATP-binding protein gives MTGAAAPHAAAGDMRYRAVELTLKAGARTLLERFTQAFRPGEIWCVAGPNGAGKTTLLATLAGLQPPAGGHVEIDGRPLAAWRPGQLAQRRALMPQQLHDAFSATVFDTVLLNRFPYLGGWGWERDGDRTAARDALATFDLSALASRDVMSLSGGERQRVALAATLCQDAPLMLLDEPLAHLDLHHQIDCLTALAAWLAAGPRTVMFSCHDLNLARRFATHALLLDGRGHAWAGPVHDVLTPERASDAFGYPLVLIRENGRDALLPAWPARQ, from the coding sequence ATGACGGGCGCCGCCGCACCGCACGCCGCTGCCGGCGACATGCGCTACAGGGCCGTCGAGCTGACGCTGAAGGCCGGCGCGCGCACGCTGCTCGAGCGCTTCACGCAGGCGTTCCGCCCCGGCGAGATCTGGTGTGTCGCCGGACCGAACGGCGCGGGCAAGACGACGCTGCTCGCCACGCTCGCGGGATTGCAGCCGCCGGCCGGCGGACACGTCGAGATCGACGGCCGGCCGCTTGCCGCGTGGCGTCCCGGGCAACTCGCGCAGCGCCGCGCGCTGATGCCGCAGCAATTGCACGATGCGTTCAGCGCGACCGTGTTCGATACGGTGCTGCTGAACCGCTTTCCGTATCTCGGCGGCTGGGGCTGGGAGCGCGACGGCGACCGCACGGCCGCGCGCGATGCGCTCGCGACGTTCGACCTGAGCGCGCTCGCGTCGCGCGACGTGATGTCGCTGTCGGGCGGCGAGCGGCAGCGGGTCGCGCTGGCCGCGACGCTGTGCCAGGATGCGCCGCTGATGCTGCTCGACGAGCCGCTCGCGCATCTCGACCTGCATCACCAGATCGACTGCCTGACCGCGTTGGCCGCGTGGCTCGCGGCAGGCCCGCGCACGGTGATGTTTTCGTGTCACGACCTGAACCTCGCGCGACGTTTCGCGACGCATGCGCTGTTGCTCGACGGCCGCGGCCATGCGTGGGCCGGCCCCGTGCACGACGTGCTGACGCCCGAGCGCGCGAGCGACGCGTTCGGCTATCCGCTCGTGCTGATCCGCGAGAACGGCCGCGATGCGCTGCTGCCGGCATGGCCTGCGCGACAATGA
- a CDS encoding SIMPL domain-containing protein (The SIMPL domain is named for its presence in mouse protein SIMPL (signalling molecule that associates with mouse pelle-like kinase). Bacterial member BP26, from Brucella, was shown to assemble into a channel-like structure, while YggE from E. coli has been associated with resistance to oxidative stress.), with the protein MTKKSALALSLALAAAVPVALTLASPAAHAQAVNPHFPEPAGVLSLSSQASADVPQDIIHITLFYEQQAKDPGSLTAQLNQRADAALSQAKGVSGVTAHTGAFSVYPSTDRDGKISAWRGRTEVALESRDFAAASKLAGQLSNLMQVANVEFSLSPEAQRTAEQKLTTEAIKSFRARADEAAKAFGYSSYTIRDVNVGSGRNVQPYPRMMAMAAAPMDSAKMSAPIAVEGGKATVSVTVNGSVQMK; encoded by the coding sequence ATGACCAAGAAATCCGCACTCGCGCTGTCGCTCGCCCTCGCCGCCGCCGTTCCCGTCGCGCTGACGCTCGCGTCGCCCGCCGCGCACGCCCAGGCGGTGAACCCGCACTTTCCGGAGCCGGCCGGCGTGCTGTCGCTTTCGTCGCAGGCCAGTGCCGACGTGCCGCAGGACATCATCCACATCACGCTGTTCTACGAGCAGCAGGCCAAGGATCCGGGCAGCCTCACCGCGCAGCTGAACCAGCGCGCGGACGCGGCCCTGTCGCAGGCGAAGGGCGTGTCGGGCGTCACCGCGCACACGGGCGCGTTCTCCGTGTATCCGAGCACCGATCGCGACGGGAAGATCTCCGCATGGCGCGGCCGCACCGAGGTCGCGCTCGAATCGCGCGATTTCGCCGCGGCGTCGAAGCTGGCGGGCCAGTTGTCGAACCTGATGCAGGTCGCGAACGTCGAGTTCTCGCTGTCGCCGGAAGCGCAGCGCACGGCCGAGCAGAAGCTCACGACCGAAGCGATCAAGTCGTTCCGCGCCCGCGCGGACGAAGCCGCGAAGGCGTTCGGCTACAGCAGCTACACGATCCGCGACGTGAACGTCGGCAGCGGCCGCAACGTGCAGCCGTACCCGCGCATGATGGCGATGGCCGCGGCGCCGATGGACAGCGCGAAGATGAGCGCGCCGATCGCGGTCGAAGGCGGCAAGGCCACCGTGTCGGTCACCGTCAACGGCTCCGTGCAGATGAAGTAA
- a CDS encoding LysR substrate-binding domain-containing protein gives MADPIPDLRQWRYFATVADERHFGRAAERLSMTQPPLSQAIRALEDALGVALFVRTKRSVALTAVGAALLPDVRRLLASADALPPLARRLARGEAGSLSLAFVSTADYGLLPSLLRAFGARYPQVRLQLAEATSDVQIDELVAGRIDAGLVIPPVPPRHAAGLSYLPVVREPLVVAMPSTASDAPEDEPVQLADVAALPLVIFPRRLAPGFYDIITGCYGAAGETPRIGQEAIQMQTIVSLVSAGMGVALVPQSLRNLRRTGVVYRPLAGHAPLVETGLVWRTDDVSPVLAGFIDVVRAQGLAA, from the coding sequence ATGGCCGATCCGATCCCCGACCTGCGCCAGTGGCGCTATTTCGCGACCGTCGCCGACGAGCGCCATTTCGGCCGCGCGGCCGAGCGCCTGTCGATGACGCAGCCGCCGCTGTCGCAGGCGATTCGCGCGCTGGAGGACGCGCTGGGCGTCGCGCTGTTCGTGCGCACCAAGCGCTCGGTGGCGCTGACGGCGGTCGGCGCGGCGCTGCTGCCCGACGTGCGCCGGCTGCTGGCGTCGGCCGATGCGCTGCCGCCGCTGGCGCGCCGGCTCGCGCGCGGCGAGGCCGGTTCGCTGTCGCTCGCGTTCGTGTCGACCGCCGATTACGGGCTGTTGCCGTCGTTGCTGCGTGCGTTCGGCGCGCGCTATCCGCAGGTGCGGCTGCAGCTCGCGGAAGCGACGAGCGACGTGCAGATCGACGAACTCGTCGCCGGGCGCATCGACGCCGGGCTCGTCATTCCGCCCGTGCCGCCGCGTCACGCGGCCGGCTTGTCGTACCTGCCCGTCGTACGCGAGCCGCTGGTGGTCGCGATGCCGAGTACGGCTTCCGACGCGCCCGAGGACGAGCCGGTGCAGCTTGCCGACGTCGCCGCGTTGCCGCTCGTGATCTTTCCGCGTCGTTTGGCGCCCGGCTTTTATGACATCATTACGGGCTGCTACGGCGCGGCGGGGGAAACCCCGCGCATCGGTCAGGAAGCAATCCAGATGCAGACGATCGTCAGCCTCGTGTCGGCCGGCATGGGCGTCGCACTGGTGCCGCAATCGCTGCGTAACCTGCGGCGCACCGGCGTGGTCTACCGGCCGCTCGCCGGCCACGCGCCGCTCGTCGAGACGGGCCTCGTGTGGCGTACCGACGACGTGAGCCCCGTGCTTGCCGGGTTCATCGACGTCGTGCGCGCGCAGGGTCTTGCCGCATGA
- a CDS encoding c-type cytochrome, whose translation MKQTILRVLLALLLTGAAAAARADQADGLALAQRKNCMACHAIGKPLMGPSFRDIAGKYAVRGDGVDYLAQSIVKGSVGVWGSVPMPANTQLTSTEAHTLAQWVLSVR comes from the coding sequence ATGAAACAGACGATATTGCGCGTGCTGCTCGCCCTGCTGCTGACCGGCGCCGCGGCGGCGGCACGTGCCGACCAGGCCGACGGGCTCGCGCTGGCGCAGCGCAAGAACTGCATGGCCTGCCATGCGATCGGCAAGCCGCTGATGGGTCCGTCGTTCCGCGACATCGCCGGCAAGTACGCGGTGCGCGGCGACGGCGTCGACTACCTGGCGCAATCGATCGTGAAAGGCAGCGTCGGCGTATGGGGCAGCGTGCCGATGCCCGCCAATACGCAACTGACGAGCACCGAGGCCCATACGCTCGCCCAGTGGGTGCTGTCGGTACGCTGA